TATATCGCATATCAAAGAATTAAAGTACTTAATCATGTATACAATCTATAAAGCCTGCAGTTTTCTACTCCGGacatcttttaatattttattttctatatgacggtattcaatttttccatgtgatagttttcatttttaacattatattGCACTGTTTTATACGTAATTCTTCCAACCATCATCTGCTATCACTACGTTGCATCCAATGAAACCTCGAATATCttactatatataatttcacatttacatttatttttatttttttttatttcgttgtttGTACCAATGAATTGACTATATTTCCGACGAACAATCTAATCTTAGTATTCCAACAATTAAATAGGTCTAATACCGAAAGTCAAGCGATATAATCAATTCTATACAATTAAGCAAGAATTCTTCTGAGAACGATTAGTCAATTTCTCTATCTATTGATAAACACAAGCCGAGTTCTATATTCAAAGAATAGAATTGTACTCTAAAGCTATCTTTCAATAAAGAATCAGATACTCGTAAATCGAATCTCAATATTTTCTACCATGATCCAATTttgcaatataatataagaagaCACGGCAGCACACGGcaatacatgtacatatatattgcatCTTTagtgcaattttttatttattatatctttcatacttttattatcattaaaataaatatgtattagtaAACATACTAATATAATCTTTTAAGTAaaagaatatacatacatcTAAAAAACATAATGAAGAGGTTTcaaacgataaatataaatatatgatcgAATGTTTTAATATCGAATGTCCTTAGGAAACAACAATGAAGTTCTTCCTTAAGCCCTGTAGTTCTCACTCAACTTGATTTAACTGAagcgtaataataataatgaagtTCGTAGAAAAAGCACCGATCAATCTACTACGTTTtctttgtatgtatatttttagttgCATATTAATCCAGTGCGTAAAtttcttggaaatatttcttaaaataacaatttgataaaatcaatacatatgtacatatacctatctttttaaatatcgtcaagcttaaacttttttttatttacatttcagcATTTATATGACTTCTgcagaattatatatatgaaatttttttctctggtatttttagcatttttatatttaatacaaatttaatgtttttagaaatataatattatctgttatagaattattataacgaaatatattaaagatattattttatatacgtacTTTGCATCGGGAAATACACAGTTAATAACATCAGTTTTACAATAACAACTAGTGAGGTATTAGTAACAAGGAGTATttatagtattaaataatcTAAGATAGCTTATCTCagttttaaattacattgaaAATGTACTGATTAAagttattttctaaaaacgagatattttatttttaatgtgtaaataatacactgatataaaattaatataaaatgataaatatattactatacattttttattatcgcaactggaaaatttcatatattatatataatgtaacattTACCCTCtcaattaaaaatgttgtatGATTAGAATAGacatattgtaaaattatatgataatGTTCTATTCAGGAATATTACAAGCCAAACCTGGAAGAACCATATACCGAAGGCATTAATTAAAAGGTACCCGCACATACTCTCTATAAACACTCCAGATCATTAGTCGGATTTTTACAATGGACATTTTtccacattttttttttttttgtaatggTGGCTAATTGTTTCATATaacaatttccatttttagctttgtacttttcttttttcacataaaatttataactcTTATTACTAAGTTGAAatctatatctattttttttcttctgaatttttcttcttctaaggAGGAGGCAATCTTATTTCAACATCCGAATGAAACAATCTAATTCCTTCAAGCAAACAAGTCTAATTCCGAAATTTATCGTTAAACTAGTCGAGTGTTataattaacacgttgaaTACCACACTAGTTTTACAGAGATTGCCCGTGGCGCcacgatgaattttttatattatacagtacatataatgttgaaatattaccTACAAGACATATGATGTTACGGTGTATAATCACcattaatgaatttatctcACTGAGGTCATCGGTGGCCTCCCGTGACGCTGAAATGCGATTTTGCGCTATTCACTTATTCTTTGCGATTATCATATTGTTTCTTCGTGTTGTTAAATAACTATTCTATGTTCTTAGGTCCCAGGACCGATCAAAAACCATAATCCACCCCTCGGTCAAGATTGTCATCtatctttattaatatataatttattcagaCCCGCAATGATCCTAAAGAACCGTTACAAGATTTAACATTGTTTACTTTACTGTCAAGACCCTTAATTACCATCAAACATCTTTCAAATCAAAACATTCCTTGGGGTTATTGTTCATTCAACTAAAACACGAAAAGCAGGTTCCCAACGGGTTCGGCAGCCACTGGTGGGGGGCGCACATAATAGATCTATTTTCCATGTAtaaatggaattatttttatatgttttatactgCATTAATTTTGTCATACCATTGTAGTAACGctgataataataacaaatttataactATTGACATTTGCTGTATTTCTACTAATCTTAGCGCGCCGATCATCGGTGATCCCCACAGCGCCACGGCCAAGTTGAATACCGGTTACCGGTAACCCCTGTGGCAttcaacgtgttaaaaaatggaatttgTACTAAGGAGTTATCTTCAAATCTCGTAAACCAAATCTTAAACATCGTAAAACAAATCGTAAACCTGGTAACATAATGCAACACAACCCAATACACTACaaacaatattaaattcatttcgTTCAGAgtacataattaaaattaatatcgactacatatgaagatataaaattttatttgcttgGGTAAACATTATCTATATTatcattgtaatatttaatattatatgtttattaattattgaaacCATTAGACGTAATAAcacaattttctatttgagAAATACTGTATTAGTacataatttgtttctttcactATTTTTTGATATATACTCTTATTTTAATgactaaattataaatacaatgatatacatacattattttcacgaaatatacaaaaaatatatttttatacatgtatatctttatgttttaaattattaaatttgcataaataaatttaacgatatattcatcaattaatattttactatctGTTTTATGATAGAAATGTACGGACAGTTGCTTTAATTTCTTGTCGACACATTAGACAATATGTAAGAGACGGTGCACAGTAAACACAAGTTGCTAAGTGTCCACAAGGTAAAAATACAATAGCTATTTCTCGATCCATgcaaattttacataaacgagcttcttttaattttctgttttcttcttcCAAAGCTGCTGGAAAAGTGGGcagtatttttcattaaattaagtatatactaagatttattatatacaaatttaattcaGGTCAATGATTTTATGatcaatcttttatttttattacttactaGATTCCTTAAAGTTAGCTTTTTTGTCAGTATTGCTTTTGTCATTGGATATTACAGAGTTCCCATCTTCAATTGAACATACTCTATATTCATCTTTTTTAACAGTATTACACTGTTCTATACCACTATTGGTTTGCTTCCTTAGCATTATGATTTAACACAATAATTAATTCTAGAAGAGATGGCTCAGATATatagcaaataattttatttgttactaaCCTTGTAAATTCTTCCGTAATTTGATCAGAAAGAACGTCTTCTATAAGTTGATCAGAATTTGTATATGGTGTCCCTATTTCCTCCATTCGTTTTTTTAATGCCCTCTTTACTCTGCCCACATGTAATCCAATTTCTAAAGCTTCCTGGGAGAAGATAATGcccataattataataaatgtattttagaaataattaaataaatatatgaactaTTACCATTGCTGGTGGACTCTCTAGTAACTTTTTTAATGTTGCTTCGGTAATTTCTAATGAAGGTATAGTAGTAGGTGGTATCTCAGCTATATCTGTGCTTTCATCTTCTGTTACACCTTCAAAAATCTATATGGATATAAAAtaacttcaaatttttacaaaacatatgatataaatatagttatataatatttactgaTTGATCCAAAGGTGGTCTGTTGTTAATGCACTGTTTGATAAATTCTTGTCCTCTTACAAGATTCACAAATTCGCATTTAGGAAACCATCTTGCATGTTCAGTCCATGCATCATCTGTTGCTTCCCAATTTCGTAAACCACCATCACAGTGAAAACATCTAACATGGTCACCAAAccctattataatattttcatactaTTAGTTAAgtattatttagtattataatatctttgttctatataatttataccaTCATAATAAAATCCAGCACTAGCTAATATTTCAGGAGTTTGCTTAATATTTTCTGGCCAGCCATTAAAGGTTCGTAATCTTCCTTCGTATGTTGCACAATCTGGTTTTTTAGGAGTTGTGTGTATTTGTATTCCTAAGTCTGAGAGATTTGATGTTGCACCAGgcattaattttacattagttaaatataaattatctaatgaaagaaaaattgaaataaaataatttctgtacagaaaaagaaaaagctttTTTAGCATACAAATACCATCTTTATCTTGATGAACATAGAAGTTACAATTAGGGAAATATTCTTTATGTTTTCTCTCTGGATCATCACCAAGTTGCCACTTTCTTAGAATACCTCCACAATATGTACATTGTACCTATAAAAGgtatgattttatatattatataaatatgtattatgtaaaatttataatttttaaatgtagtATTACTTCATCATCATGTTGAAGATAATAAAATCCAGCTTTAGCAAGTTTTTCAGGCGATACAATAGAAGAAATTGGCCAATTAGTAAAGGATTGTAATCTTTGTGACATAACCTTACATTCTTTTTTAGGTTCTTTATTCTGATAAAGGTTTATAGATTGACATTCAACTATGTTATTGTCCTGTGATGTTTCTGTTGATGATGAGGCTAATCCAAGATTATTAATAGGTATTGGTATCAGAGGGACATTGCAAGTACTAGAAGGATTTTGAACAAAAGGACAATTAGGTTCGGCTAATCGATGGCGCACTATAGCTTGATCACCATAATTCCAATCAGAAATTTTTACTCCACATAAAAAGCATTGTACTTCTAAGGCATGTCCAGTGTAGTAAAATCCGGCTTTTGCTATTCGAGCAGCATCAACTGTGGCATTTACTGGCCAATCCGTAAAAGTTCTTAGTCTACTTTCTTCAACATTCATTTTAGCAATTCATTTACCTTTATTTGAATGTTACAGATAGAAAAAATTAACCAATTTTAATAGAGTCTTATGTTCGATTTACAACGTAGAATAAATGACTATCGTATGTATTTTACGTTGGAAGCCTCATTATTATACTGATATTGTATTTATACTGAGACATACtgatttgataaaataatcttcTAAATATCACGTCATAATATGTAGACTAATAACGAAGTagggaaatataattaaaaggtTACATTTCTACGCGTGCGCGATATTTCAGGACCGTCTTTATTAGGGTGCCTGTATTTTGTTCAGACTTTTACTAATATACACTCATAatgcaaattataaaatttaccaatttatacaaataaaagtttatatttacaataaataaaaatttaaataaattgtatatatgcaactattttataaacaaGTCTCGATACTCGTTAGTGAAAACCGTCCGAAAATTGAATCGTGAAAAATGAATATGGAAGACAACAAAGTTCTCGTTCTGCGACACGCAGCATAAATAGAGTGTTTCTATCTCTGTCTGAAATGTTCATAGCAAGTCACGCGTCATGATGCGTAGGACACGAATCTCCTGAACGTGAACGTGAACAATAACAATTGTTTCCTATCtctatttcttaaaataatctgataatacaaattattcgttctcttattatttttataattaatttgttattatttacgCAAGCGTTGCCAGCTGCCTCCCGCGGGCCGGATTGAAAAAGTTAACCCAAATTCGAACCCAATATGTACATTGATATTCTgctttaattgaattataacaAACAATTCTTACAGCCTTGCATATGTAGTTGTGCATGGGGCTTTAAGGACGCCCAACCTTTATtcatatattactatatacacaCAAAATAGGTAACCAATACTAACGCGTATGCTGTTACGGACGTACAATTGTAGACACAATTCACTGTAATGATATCTACATATagttttttttatgaatatttcattcacAATGACTGACTAATAGTTATATGTTCAGGAAAAGTTGCTGAAAATGTTGATTTCTACAACATATCGAAAAATCGTCGAAATCAGTGGAGAAGTAAATTTTCTACAGTTTTATCATAattttcgatatatatatttttaaataagaattattaCACTATTtgattataatacatatgttttattattctttaatttattatatatatcttaatatacttaaattatgtacatataatttacaaaaatttattttataataaattcttttttattgtttagaTATCTCTCATGATTTACGTTCATATagtaggttgtccggaaagtgtctttctttcgcaaacgtgttttttacaacggtgcaccttcatacaaacgtgaaatcaagtctgtgaaatgtcgcggtgtttatctcaacagaataaaatggattgtacgtaattcgatacaataatataaaacaaaaaacgttgtgcatttattatttcctcataaaacgaaagaaacttttcggacaatctaatagttctaaaataaaattaaatgatgtCGTTATAGTTTGTCCAACTAGAACCCTCATAGGATCATTTTTTGAAAGATTATTAAGTTTAGCTGCACCAAAACTTGGAGCCATAAAATTGGTAGCTTTTGCTTGTGTTTATCCACTAATAAATTTACACAAAATAGCTCGTCGAGAAGGAATCAATCATATGATATTGCaatgaatataataagaaGGGCTTCAACCTTATAAAATTCACTGTATTCAAGAACTCCAAATAATTATGTCACTCGACGAAATTTTTCCCGTTGGATGCTACATAAGTCGTAACGTGATCTACGCTTTCGAAACATATGTTATTTACAAATGAAAGCTGTTTCTCACGTAATATCATCCTCAATGAATAAAATGCCAGAATCTATAAATCATAGTTGAAACGGTGGGAAACGAAAATGTTTATAGTTCCAGTGAACAAATTATTTCCGctgaacaattaaaaaatccgATTCAATGTGGTTTTTATCATACAAAGTCAATACGTAATCTCGAGGAGAAACTTGGTCGAAATGTACAAATACGAATTCGGGGCggtttaaatagaaaaaaagaagaaagaagaaagaagaaagaaagaaaggaaggaagaaaaaatataggaTATATAATCGTGGATATGGGTTATTTATGCGTAACGATAGATGCTATTTTACCTGCATCTGATTGCAGAATGTAAGcacattataaataaagtaagttaaaaaattaatggaaCTTTAACATTTTCTTCCAAGAGAACGGTTGAGTTGCGATCCATGGTTCCTTAACCCTTTGCGGACAGGACGGTTCGAAGTCAACCGTACCGTGGGGTCGAGCTGCTGCCGCGATAGTCATTTAAAATTGCCAGCGCACATTTCTGCTTAGACACGATTTTCGTTCATAGCACTACAAGATTTCAAATTCTAGCCATATGTACATGCACAGAATTTCCAcaggataaataaaatgacacAGATATgagttttttatatatttttcggcACTATCAGTTGTTTTTGCCAAACGCATATATGAGATACTCGGCCAAATTGATGGTTTACGCAGAACGTATATATGCGGCGGTAGTCCGCAAAGGGTTAAAGTTTTTTATCTTCATGATGAGTAGAATATaaggtaaaaaaaaatgtctgaCCTTAAAATTCAAGGTCATAGTCATTTTTGtacgtatttctttttacaaattttcactGATACAGAGATATAGAATTATACTATGGTGGTTTTTACACTTACTTTTTATACACCCGATACATTCAATTGAATACTATGGGATGAAGGCTCGTACAGTCATTGTAACAGGTTTTCTGCATACTGCACAAATCATCATGCCAGGAGCACATTTTACACAAGCAACCATATGTCCACATGGTAAAAATACCACTCCTAATTCTCCGTTATAACAGATTTTGCACATTCTTGCATCATCAGTAGGTTTGGTATTTtgtgtttttatatttgatgGATTTTCTGTTGGCTTGGATTCCAAACTTCCTTTTATGGGTTCTGTATTGCTTGCAATATCCCAAATATCATTATTTTGAGAACTAGATCCTGGATTGCTTTCTATCTCTTCTTTCCTGTCTACTTCTACACTTGTAGGTTGTACTTTCTTAATAAAACTGGGTAGATTCATCTGCATTGTTTCctgaaataaatacaatatccAAGTATGTAATCCAGTTATCAATTACTTATTATGCACATGGCataaaatatgcaattaaGGATATAGATTTGTGTACTTACTTCTTTAGAAGGTGGAGATATATGCTGgcctgttattttatttacataatctTGCCCTTGCacgattaataaataacagcATTTAGAAAACCACTTTGCGTGTTGCTCCCAAGGATCATCTTCTGGTTCCCAATCTTTCAAACCACCTCCACAGTGGTAACACAAGGTTTGGTCACCTTTTCCAGTATAAAAAAAGCCTGCGTCGGCTAATTGTTCTTTTGTTTGTGGCATAGATTTAGGCCATGTAAAAAATGTGTGTAATCTAGCATCATAACTAGCATATTCTGGATGTACTGGTCCCTTAGCCTTTCCCAGTCCTAAACAGCCAAGTTTAGCTGTGTTTGCTAGTTGTACTTCCATTGAAAAATTATGGTCATCGGGACCAGATGTAGGTCGATATTCTAAACCATAAGGACCACATACATCTCTACCTCTTGGTCTTGGTGGTATCACTGTACTGGGATCTACTCCAATGGGTACATTACCACAGTTCAGTTTACGAATAAATCTACACCTTGCAGACCATCTCTGATGATCGACCATGGGTATATCACCTTCTACCCATTTACATATCTCAACTTGACATTCAAAACATTTCACTCTGTCACTTTCACCCGTATAATAAAATCCTGCAGCTGCAAGCTTTTCAGGTTCAATGTATGTTATGGGCCAATTTTCAAAACTTTGAAGTCTTGCTGCTTCAAAACGGTAATCAATATTATCTACTTCATCACGACTTATATCATGTGTTACATCAACTAAAGATGATAAATGTGTATTCCCTGAAGTTTTTAAGTTTGAATCATTCTCCAAGTTCCAATGTGTGATTGTACcattcattttatttgaattattgttaaaaatgtcTTCAAacctattaaaaatattaattgtaaataaacttttattaaaatattgttgacctgtaattatttttctactcTAAGTATATTTCATAGCATCagtttcgttttattaatgaaaataagtaAAGTTAACTTGCAATtacatgtaataaaattgtgcAACATATGGAGTGcgcatatttaaatatatatactgcTGTGTTATACATTAATGGAACATACCATCCGCATTTGGcaagaaagaggaaagggGAAGAATTCTAAATTCGATAGTGATTGCAATGCCGTTATGATTCGTGAATGACGGAGTATCACTTTTCGCAGTACATAACATTGAAATGACGCAGCCTACGAATCGCACACAAGCCTAAAATTCCGagaactctctctctctctctctctctctctctctctttctatctatCTCACTCTTTCTCGATCCTTATAGTTTACACAGGCTCATGTTCTGTTCATCATATCATCACCGATATCAACCTGTGCAACGTTGCCACTTTTATGGCCcgtatttcaaatttctactTCTTTTATTGCATTATACCATTGAATGTTCATGAGAACGAACTGTATTGAAAAAGCATAGCAActgacattttatattatttaatgctATAAATtcatgttataaaattttactaaacTTATTGATCGATTACAAACATCTAATCACTTCATTTTATTGCATACGGTggtcatttattaaattttgatttaaaaaaattaagaacctttcacatacaacgttataagacTTTGATTCTTAATCCAGTAATAATACTTTAATACTATTATGTAAGGTTAGTTTATACAGATCACTAAACCGGTTTGTTAAATTGTATACTGAAAATCTGTAATGGACCTTTTCCTCTTATTTTCAGAACACATACTCTTTTAATGTCCTTATTTAAGAGAAACGTGGTATCAACGCTGATATGGAAATGCTTtacaataattgaaatatgtttaaaaaatccaTTGATTTGAGAGTTGTAAGCATATGAAGTCAAGCATCTTGAGCGTATTTGACAGGTTACTTGGACGCCATATTGACTTCTAGCCACGATTTGTCTAGTGAATGGAGTTGCTGGCTGTAAATAAGTGCACGTGGATAACAGCCATTTTGCGGCGGGATTTTAAATCGTGATTcaaattattacttattaattTGATATCGGATTAGATGTAGGTGATAATTTACTCGCCGACCGATTATGACCATGAAGATATAAAGATAGAGTGCGTAAGTGGGCTGAGAAAGTGATATAAGAATAGAAAGAGAAGGCTGCTACAGGCTCCTTGTGTCTTTGTTTAATCGTGCACATTCGTACAATAAATATGCAAGTGTAACACCGATTAACGAGTGGTTTCAGCTGATTAGAGAAGGGCAAAAGAGGTCTCGATGCaacgttttctttctattctcaTATTCTCACAGATTTCTGCGTATATCCCATCCATTTACACGGAAACATATCCACCTGTACTCCATCTTTATATCTCTAATTTCCTGCGAACTTTAGTTCAATGCCCATCTATGCGAACCAGTCATAAGATGGATAGAAGCCAATATGGCGTTGAAATAACCTTTCAAATACGCCAAATCTGCTTGATTTTCTACATGCATAATTTTTTGAATAGATCCCGCACCTTAAAACTTGTTTTTTAGgtcaaaaattacaaaattgcaaGGAAAGTCAATCATTTTGCGTCCTCTAAGGTAAAGATTGCGTTTATCACGTTTGAAAACGATGTAATCAAGAGTAGGAGCGGAAAAAGTGGGAAAACACAACGGAAGTTGGTATGCAAGGAGGATAGTTTTAACCAAACataattcattatttctttacaaTAAAAGTTAAACATTGTTTTTTCAAATCTAGAGTGACTATATAAATTACtacatatttgtattatttaaatgttatttgatatttgaaatGTTTAATCGAAAGACACAATTTCtgtataatttatgtaaattctataaacttgtgtaaattattaacaatttgaGTCCATGAATTTCACTGTCATTTTTTTGGACAAATGAAAAGAcgtttttaattcatttttttgaaacatcgaaaaatgttatatttatatgattgTTAAAACAAGAATGCATTACAGAGATAACATACCAATATCAAATGTCACGTCCTGACTTCGTCGGTTTGCCAAATCTTTGAGAAAcactattattaatattattatacaaaactcgatcatttattaaaacttGTTCCAAACTTGGTCCAGGCCATTCCTACTGTCTACGGATTCTACTTAGACAGCTAACTATAGGTATTACGGATGTCCACGCAGCGCCGCGCGGAAGGTCTATATTTACCGTCGCACGGTAAAATGTCGCTTGTGTACATTTAGTCTAAAGGACAACGCATTTGCCAATAGTCATTTAACGCAAAATTTAAATGGAGCGTCGAATCTCATCTTTCCTCGATTTATAATGTagacataaaataattatcgtatatattttacgttGAAAGCTTCATTGTTATTACAGAAATACTGATTTGATGTAATAATCACGTTATACTATACAAACCATGATCAATCCAATAAACAAATCTCGACCATAGATATATGCATATGTGTATAGTTTTGATATTCATATACTGAAAGTATAGAAGAGACAATCcgaaaaatcgaaaataaaaatggaggAGAGGAAGTTATTCCTTCTACTGATCTCTGTATGTCTCGCAAGAACGAGAATTTTGATGTCTTCTATGTTAATTTTTCAGGACTTTATTTTCGAGCAGTTTTCCCTAGCCAGTGCTCAGATCTGTTTATATGATAGTAATGTAGATAGATTAATGCAAAGTAACGAAATATAAGTAAAAGGTTACACTCCTGCGCATGTGCAATATTTCAGGACCGTCTTTATTAGGGTGTCCGTATTTTGTtcaaacttttaaaaatatatccataatacaaattaaagaaatcaCAAATCTATACAAATGAAAGTTTACATTTATACTAAACtcaaagtataaataaattatatgtatgcaattaatttaattataattaatgaaatataaagaaacCATGGATCTGGATTCAAATATTGCTACTTTTATATA
The nucleotide sequence above comes from Bombus fervidus isolate BK054 chromosome 6, iyBomFerv1, whole genome shotgun sequence. Encoded proteins:
- the Diap2 gene encoding death-associated inhibitor of apoptosis 2 isoform X2, producing the protein MNVEESRLRTFTDWPVNATVDAARIAKAGFYYTGHALEVQCFLCGVKISDWNYGDQAIVRHRLAEPNCPFVQNPSSTCNVPLIPIPINNLGLASSSTETSQDNNIVECQSINLYQNKEPKKECKVMSQRLQSFTNWPISSIVSPEKLAKAGFYYLQHDDEVQCTYCGGILRKWQLGDDPERKHKEYFPNCNFYVHQDKDGICMLKKLFLFLYRNYFISIFLSLDNLYLTNVKLMPGATSNLSDLGIQIHTTPKKPDCATYEGRLRTFNGWPENIKQTPEILASAGFYYDGFGDHVRCFHCDGGLRNWEATDDAWTEHARWFPKCEFVNLVRGQEFIKQCINNRPPLDQSIFEGVTEDESTDIAEIPPTTIPSLEITEATLKKLLESPPAMEALEIGLHVGRVKRALKKRMEEIGTPYTNSDQLIEDVLSDQITEEFTRKQTNSGIEQCNTVKKDEYRVCSIEDGNSVISNDKSNTDKKANFKESTLEEENRKLKEARLCKICMDREIAIVFLPCGHLATCVYCAPSLTYCLMCRQEIKATVRTFLS
- the Diap2 gene encoding death-associated inhibitor of apoptosis 2 isoform X1; this translates as MNVEESRLRTFTDWPVNATVDAARIAKAGFYYTGHALEVQCFLCGVKISDWNYGDQAIVRHRLAEPNCPFVQNPSSTCNVPLIPIPINNLGLASSSTETSQDNNIVECQSINLYQNKEPKKECKVMSQRLQSFTNWPISSIVSPEKLAKAGFYYLQHDDEVQCTYCGGILRKWQLGDDPERKHKEYFPNCNFYVHQDKDGICMLKKLFLFLYRNYFISIFLSLDNLYLTNVKLMPGATSNLSDLGIQIHTTPKKPDCATYEGRLRTFNGWPENIKQTPEILASAGFYYDGFGDHVRCFHCDGGLRNWEATDDAWTEHARWFPKCEFVNLVRGQEFIKQCINNRPPLDQSIFEGVTEDESTDIAEIPPTTIPSLEITEATLKKLLESPPAMEALEIGLHVGRVKRALKKRMEEIGTPYTNSDQLIEDVLSDQITEEFTRKQTNSGIEQCNTVKKDEYRVCSIEDGNSVISNDKSNTDKKANFKESTALEEENRKLKEARLCKICMDREIAIVFLPCGHLATCVYCAPSLTYCLMCRQEIKATVRTFLS
- the Diap2 gene encoding death-associated inhibitor of apoptosis 2 isoform X4, with protein sequence MNVEESRLRTFTDWPVNATVDAARIAKAGFYYTGHALEVQCFLCGVKISDWNYGDQAIVRHRLAEPNCPFVQNPSSTCNVPLIPIPINNLGLASSSTETSQDNNIVECQSINLYQNKEPKKECKVMSQRLQSFTNWPISSIVSPEKLAKAGFYYLQHDDEVQCTYCGGILRKWQLGDDPERKHKEYFPNCNFYVHQDKDDLGIQIHTTPKKPDCATYEGRLRTFNGWPENIKQTPEILASAGFYYDGFGDHVRCFHCDGGLRNWEATDDAWTEHARWFPKCEFVNLVRGQEFIKQCINNRPPLDQSIFEGVTEDESTDIAEIPPTTIPSLEITEATLKKLLESPPAMEALEIGLHVGRVKRALKKRMEEIGTPYTNSDQLIEDVLSDQITEEFTRKQTNSGIEQCNTVKKDEYRVCSIEDGNSVISNDKSNTDKKANFKESTALEEENRKLKEARLCKICMDREIAIVFLPCGHLATCVYCAPSLTYCLMCRQEIKATVRTFLS
- the Diap2 gene encoding death-associated inhibitor of apoptosis 2 isoform X3: MNVEESRLRTFTDWPVNATVDAARIAKAGFYYTGHALEVQCFLCGVKISDWNYGDQAIVRHRLAEPNCPFVQNPSSTCNVPLIPIPINNLGLASSSTETSQDNNIVECQSINLYQNKEPKKECKVMSQRLQSFTNWPISSIVSPEKLAKAGFYYLQHDDEVQCTYCGGILRKWQLGDDPERKHKEYFPNCNFYVHQDKDDNLYLTNVKLMPGATSNLSDLGIQIHTTPKKPDCATYEGRLRTFNGWPENIKQTPEILASAGFYYDGFGDHVRCFHCDGGLRNWEATDDAWTEHARWFPKCEFVNLVRGQEFIKQCINNRPPLDQSIFEGVTEDESTDIAEIPPTTIPSLEITEATLKKLLESPPAMEALEIGLHVGRVKRALKKRMEEIGTPYTNSDQLIEDVLSDQITEEFTRKQTNSGIEQCNTVKKDEYRVCSIEDGNSVISNDKSNTDKKANFKESTALEEENRKLKEARLCKICMDREIAIVFLPCGHLATCVYCAPSLTYCLMCRQEIKATVRTFLS